One region of Jatrophihabitans cynanchi genomic DNA includes:
- a CDS encoding pyridoxamine 5'-phosphate oxidase family protein codes for MASWGEVEGEVPEFAARVRTLFQARKHKTMATLRADGSPRMSGIETTFDDGEVSFGSMPDSVKGRDLERDPRVALHSPSVDPPEGDAGAWVGEAKLSGRAVRAQGGYRVEIAEVVLTYLELPAELLVIESWHPGRGHERRART; via the coding sequence ATGGCCAGCTGGGGTGAGGTGGAAGGCGAGGTGCCGGAGTTCGCGGCGCGCGTCCGCACGCTGTTCCAGGCGCGCAAGCACAAGACGATGGCCACCCTGCGCGCGGACGGCAGTCCGCGGATGAGCGGGATCGAGACCACCTTCGACGACGGCGAGGTGAGCTTCGGCTCGATGCCGGACTCGGTGAAGGGTCGCGATCTCGAGCGCGATCCCCGAGTCGCGCTGCACAGCCCGTCCGTCGACCCGCCGGAAGGCGATGCCGGCGCCTGGGTCGGCGAGGCGAAGCTGTCCGGACGGGCGGTACGCGCCCAGGGCGGCTATCGCGTCGAGATCGCCGAGGTGGTGTTGACCTACCTCGAGCTGCCCGCCGAACTCCTGGTGATCGAGTCGTGGCACCCGGGCCGTGGGCACGAACGCCGAGCCCGTACCTGA
- a CDS encoding DUF2332 family protein — MVDWSGHAGQSTEYRYRPPPATPSSAGVLDVRDDEDVRRLRSLIWPEEADRFEVLDRAVAIARSAPAPITRGDLLTDLVAVADGAPVDATLVVYSAVLGYLADKQRGTFRDELAAPAAERPTVWISNEGPGVVVYLPIPDGPVPFVLAKDGVPLATTSPHGDWIAWLP, encoded by the coding sequence ATGGTCGACTGGTCCGGGCATGCGGGGCAGTCGACCGAGTACCGCTACCGTCCCCCGCCGGCTACGCCTTCATCGGCGGGGGTACTCGACGTGCGCGATGACGAGGACGTGCGCCGGCTGCGGAGCCTGATCTGGCCGGAAGAGGCGGACCGCTTCGAGGTCCTCGATCGCGCGGTCGCGATCGCGCGATCGGCGCCTGCGCCGATAACCCGCGGCGACCTGCTCACCGACCTGGTGGCGGTGGCGGACGGTGCGCCCGTGGACGCCACGCTCGTCGTGTACTCCGCGGTGCTCGGCTACCTGGCGGACAAGCAGCGCGGCACGTTCCGCGACGAGCTCGCCGCGCCGGCGGCCGAGCGCCCGACCGTGTGGATCAGCAACGAGGGCCCCGGCGTGGTGGTCTACCTGCCGATCCCGGATGGGCCGGTGCCCTTCGTGCTCGCCAAGGACGGCGTGCCGCTCGCGACGACGAGCCCGCACGGCGACTGGATCGCCTGGTTGCCGTGA
- the gatB gene encoding Asp-tRNA(Asn)/Glu-tRNA(Gln) amidotransferase subunit GatB: MTLTYADVTSRYEPVFGLETHVELGTVSKMFCGCSTEFGAAPNTHTCPVCLGLPGALPVVNEVAIESTIKIGLALNCSIAPWCRFARKNYFYPDMPKNFQTSQYDEPLCVDGYVDVEVQGQTFRVGIERVHMEEDTGKNTHVGGATGRIHGADYSLVDFNRAGIPLIEIVTKPVPGTGELAPEVAKAYVTELRDILRTLGVSDVRMEQGSLRCDVNTSLNKPGEPMGTRTETKNVNSLRSVERAVRSEMLRQAGLLDAGTRIFQETRHFNESTGDTRPGRSKEEATDYRYFPEPDLVPVEADPDWVEQVRAALPELPAARRARLRESLGVSAEDMQQLSNAGVVELVGQTVEAGAPIGEARNWWLGYLAQKANEREVDAADLGVTPAHVARLVELVADGTLSVALARQAVDGVLDTGSDVDTVVAERGLKRVSDTGSLEAAADEAIAANPDVAEKVRGGKLPAVGALVGAVMKATRGQADAAAVKAILLEKLNGGPPGGGGVAAGGVGA, translated from the coding sequence GTCGAACTGGGCACCGTGTCGAAGATGTTCTGCGGCTGCTCGACCGAGTTCGGCGCCGCGCCGAACACGCACACCTGCCCGGTGTGCCTCGGGCTGCCGGGCGCGCTGCCGGTGGTGAACGAGGTGGCGATCGAGTCGACGATCAAGATCGGCCTGGCGCTGAACTGCTCGATCGCGCCGTGGTGCCGGTTCGCGCGCAAGAACTACTTCTACCCGGACATGCCGAAGAACTTCCAGACCTCGCAGTACGACGAGCCGCTGTGCGTCGACGGCTACGTGGACGTCGAGGTGCAGGGGCAGACGTTCCGCGTGGGCATCGAGCGGGTGCACATGGAGGAGGACACCGGCAAGAACACGCACGTCGGCGGCGCCACCGGGCGGATCCACGGCGCCGACTACTCGCTGGTCGACTTCAACCGCGCCGGCATCCCGCTGATCGAGATCGTCACCAAGCCGGTGCCCGGCACCGGCGAGCTCGCCCCCGAGGTGGCCAAGGCGTACGTCACCGAGCTGCGCGACATCCTGCGCACGCTCGGTGTTTCCGACGTCCGTATGGAGCAGGGTTCGCTGCGCTGCGACGTGAACACCTCGCTCAACAAGCCCGGCGAGCCGATGGGGACCCGTACCGAGACCAAGAACGTCAACTCGCTGCGCAGCGTGGAGCGGGCCGTGCGCTCGGAGATGCTGCGCCAGGCCGGCCTGCTGGACGCGGGCACCCGGATCTTCCAGGAGACGCGCCACTTCAACGAGTCCACCGGAGACACCCGGCCGGGCCGCAGCAAGGAGGAGGCGACCGACTACCGGTACTTCCCCGAGCCCGACCTCGTGCCGGTGGAGGCCGATCCGGACTGGGTGGAGCAGGTCCGCGCCGCGCTGCCGGAACTGCCCGCCGCGCGCCGGGCCCGGCTGCGCGAGTCGCTGGGGGTCAGCGCCGAGGACATGCAGCAGCTGTCGAACGCGGGCGTCGTCGAACTGGTGGGCCAGACGGTCGAGGCGGGCGCGCCGATCGGTGAGGCCCGCAACTGGTGGCTGGGCTACCTGGCGCAGAAGGCGAACGAGCGGGAAGTGGACGCGGCGGACCTGGGGGTCACGCCGGCGCACGTCGCCCGGCTGGTCGAGCTGGTCGCCGACGGCACGCTGTCGGTCGCGTTGGCCAGGCAGGCCGTCGACGGTGTCCTGGACACCGGGTCGGACGTGGACACCGTGGTCGCCGAGCGCGGCCTCAAGCGGGTGTCCGACACCGGCTCGCTGGAGGCGGCGGCGGACGAGGCGATCGCAGCCAACCCGGACGTCGCCGAGAAGGTCCGCGGCGGCAAGCTGCCGGCCGTCGGCGCGCTGGTCGGCGCGGTGATGAAGGCGACCCGCGGCCAGGCGGACGCGGCCGCAGTCAAGGCGATCCTGCTGGAGAAGCTCAATGGGGGTCCCCCCGGCGGTGGGGGCGTAGCCGCCGGGGGAGTGGGGGCGTAG